GTTTTCCACCAACAAAGCCTGCCTGGCTTCCGCCAGCAGTCCCACCTGCTCCAGCCTTGCTGCGCACTGTGCGCAGGGCCCGGCAGTCCTCATGCGCATGGCAGCGGGAGGACTTCCAGACACACGTCTTCACGTTCAGTCCCAAACCCAGGTGCTTCTGTTATGTGCTCTAGAATCGTTTTATTACATTTACGTGgtttctttcagagaaaaatctttAGAATAAACTATCttacattttatctttttgctttgttttcagctgcttgcaTTTCATTCAACTAACCAAAGCAACAGCTGTGGGTCTCACTGTCCTTTTAAAAGCCATATTCCACGGTGTCCAAAAACATGCCTGCGCACTCTGTCTAAATATTAACAAAATTGATTTGACTCTCTTCCCAAACCACACGGGTGCTGTCCCGTCCCCAGGACCCCGCGCACACCGAGGATGGAGCAGCTCAGCCCGGGAGTCTACAAGTCTGGGTGCTCTCGAGTGGCCCCCGGGGAGGcggaggggctgcagcccgCGGGGCCTCCCCCTGCGGGGCCGTTTCAGGCTCCAGGACGGGGCCGGCCCGGGGCGcgctgccctcctccccctACCCGCAGCGGGACCCCTCCTGGACGCTCGGCGCTCCCCAGGCCCGGCCCCTGCTcccccgggccccgccgccgccaccgccgcgtCCCGTCCCGTCtcgtccccgtgccccccgcgCCCCGTACCTGCCGCGCCGGGCCGCGCCGAGCGCCAGCAGGGCCCCGAGGCGGCGCCGGGCGGCCGGCAGGCAGCGGGCGGCCATCCtccgccgggccccgccgcgcGGAGcaggccccgccgccgcctacAGCTCCCGGCAGCCCGCGGCCCGGTACCGCCCCGCGCCTCAGGGCGCGCTGTGAGGGGGGGCGGAGCGGCTCGgtgcgggccgggccgggggctgccgccggggccctgccaccagccctcgCCGCAGCATGTCGCTGAGCACCGCGTCCGGCTTCAAACAGGccccgccaccgccaccgccaccacccACCCAGCCgcgtccccaagcaccaggccCAGCCGTTCCTTGAGCACCCGCGGGACGGGGACTCCACCGCCTCGCTGGGCAGCCCGCCCCGGTGCCTGCCCGCTTtgtctgagcagaaatgtctcttcATTTCCCACCTGAACCTCCCCCGGCACAACTCGAGGCCGTTCCCTCTAGTCTTACTAATATTTATCTGCCAGAAGGTGCCGACcccagcttcctttcaggcagttgcagagagcaataaggtctcccctgagcctcctcttctccagaccgaacacccccagttccctcagccgctcctcacagttcttgtgctccaggcccttcaccagctctgtagcccttctctggacataaCTACAGGTCtttgatgtccttctggtagtgaggggcccaaagctgaacacagcgcTCGAGGTGCAGCGTCACCAGAGCCCCATGGGCAAGGACTGGGGTCTGTGGTCCAGCCAAGCAGGAAGGAACTTTTTGGGGGCCTCATAATGAATaaactggaaaataataataaaaacttggTCAAGTGTGCTTTTTAACCCAGGTCTACTCCCAAATTGGCAAGCATGGTTTCAAAGTGGTGGTGAagctctgcttctcctgctTGGTGGCCCAGGTTCTGTGCTTCTCTCAATGCTCAAGAGAGTTTGACTCATTTCCACTACAAGAGATGCATAGGTTCTCAGTGCTTAAGAGGTTTTTACCCATTTCCACGCTGAGCTTCCTCCTGCATTGGGAGCAGCGTGGccatggggaggaggggaacGGTGACAGGCAGCATGGCGATGCCATTGTAGAGCAGAGGACGAGCAGGGCCAGGACCAGTGCTTCCTCGTACTTCGTGTCCAGGCAGCCAAACACCAAGCTCACAGCTCTGAACCCGTGGTCACCAACAGAACCAGTGTACAGTGGATTTGGCCGGCTGCCCATGGCAGTTGTTGTGGATGCAGCATGCACGCACAGCCCCAGGCCACCCCAGACCATGCTGGCACCTTTCATTACAAGCAGGAGTAATGCAGCCAACTTGCTCCCCACAGCCAGGGGAAGAGGTGTACCAGTgccaacatttttattaaaagctgCTTATCTAGTTACTAAAAAGGGGGCCTTCAAAGAGAGAGTTGCAAAGGTTACTTGTGACAGTAGTGTGCACAAATGGGTCACAGGCCTGCTCCATTGTCTCTGGCACAAAAGCCTGggcctttcctttttattcctcTCTGCCTGTTTCTGTCTGTGCTAAATCACCTTCCACCATTTCTCGTGCTTGTTCCAGTCCCCTCGTCTGAAagcactttttattatttttcaacttCCCTTGGCTCCATTTTGATGACATGCTTTGGCAAACTGTCTGACAGCAGTAGCAATGCTGTGAATTAATTGTTGGCCCAGAGACAGCCCTGGCCCTTCTCCtaaccctccccccccccgaaTGGCATGGGGTCAGGGCAGAGAGAGCTGGTTTGCCTCCAGCCTCAACCCCAGCACTTGCTTGCTGACTAGCAAGGTTAAAAAGGTGTCTGCTGTTAACTTGCTTTCAAATGCCGACATTTGAGCTTTGTTCATTCCCAAAGGAACATGCCCTCCCCCTTGCTGCCTGGAGGACAACACAGAAACATCAGGCAAGGGTACTCAGTAGGGGTACAGCAAGCTGGAGACACAAGGAACCCTGAGATGAGGCCCTGTAGAGCCGAGAGCAGTGAGAAAGGTGAATGGTGGGTGTCTCTGGAGGGTCAGGTCTTGAGCAGCTTGTGAACCCCAACACTGAGGCAGCCAAAATGCCCAGAGTCCATGGTCACTTTGGAAAGTGTGAGCCTGGCCTCCAGCATCCCCAGGGTGGAACACGCTAATCCTGCTAAATCAAAGCAGCTGGTGGCTGACCGCCAGTCCCCCATGCTCTCCATGTCACCACGGGCACACACCTCCTGTTGAGCTTCTGCCCCCACGTGTGGCTCCCCGAGATGTGGGTTTCCCAGTAGTATGTGACTCTGATCCACAAAGgactcccctttccccccccagcctcccaaATCCCTTTCCCGCCCCCTTCCCCATGGTTTGTGGTGTTGCCCATGCGgcagatgctgctgcagcagaggggcaAGGGAGGGTGCCTGTCCCCACGTGCCTTCCCATCGCCTGGGACAAAGGGGGCTCAGAGCTCCTTGATGAGCCCCAGTGTCTGGCAGGGGCCTGGCAGGCATTGCCACAGCCCAGCTTAAGTCTGCTTCTTTTCCCATTCctgcagagaaagggaaaaaaagagagtggTGAGACATCAGAGGTGCAGGAGGGAGCACTGAGCCCTTTAAGGGCCTCCCTCCCTACTGGGGAGCTTTGGACCACCCCAGCATCTTCAAAGGCAAGGTCACTGCATCATGGAGGTGATGGTGTCCCCCCTGACCACGCAGCCACACACCTCCTGGGTTTCCCTGCAGGCTGGGCTTATGCCAGCAGCCAGTACCAACCAGGCTggaccagcctggctgcaggggACCCTGGCAGCACCCCTTGCTTTTGGAGTAGGGAGCATCCACAATCCCCAAAGTTCATGGCCAAGTACAGGGACAGGATGAAAGGCTGAGATTTCCAGGGGAACAGGGGTGGAGAGGGGGAGTGAAGCAGGACCTTGGCTTTCCGCAGCACATTTCCCTTGTTGGCTGGGAGGATGGAGGCGCTTCTCTTCCGCAGTTCGGCTGCACAGTTGACAGGGACCAAGTGCTCAGGGGGGCTCCCATTTGGCTTGTTTGTAGCTTCCTGTGGAaaagggggaggagaaggaggattTAGGAGACCCAGGGAACAAGGAATGCCAGGAAAGCACAACCTGTCATGAAGTCAAAGCTGATGTGGCCAAGcctaatcacagaatcacagaactgtaggggttggaagggaccttgaaagatcattgggtccaacccccctgccaaagcaggttcctcagagcaggctgcccaggtaggcgtccagacaggccttgaatgtctccagagaacaagactccacaacctccctgggcaacctgttccagtgctccgtcaccctcaccgtgaagttctttcgcatgtcagtgcggaacttcctgtgctctaacttgcagccattgcccccacaaaccactgagaagaggctagctacatccttctgtcccccacccctcagatatttatatacactgaggagatcccctctcagtcttctcttctccaagctgaacagacccaggtctctcagcctttcctcatagggaagatgctccaggccctgtatcatcttcgTGGCCCTCTGCTgaactctttccaggagatccctgtctttcttgtgcaggggagcccagaactggacacagtactccaggtaaggcctgaccagggcagagtagagggggaggatcacctcccttgacctgctggccacgctccttttaatgcacgccaggatcccatgggccctcttggccaccagggcacactgctggctcatggtcaacctgtcgtccaccaggacccccaggtccttctcctcagagctcctctccagcgggtcgtcccccagcctgtactgatacttcgggttgttcctttCCAGGTGCAGGATGCTTTGCTTCCCACCTCTAACCACCAAAAGATCAGGGGTGTCCCTCATCCCCACatgctgctcccagcactgccccaAGACCCTCTGCTGAATGAAGCCGGAGCTGTGGCAGTGAGGAAGAAGAGGTATGCACCCCGTTCTCCACCTTGCCGGTTacagccagccccagggccagcCCTCCTGCCAGCGACTGCTTCAGCCGCTCCTTCACTTCGGTCAGCTGAAGCTCCAGGTCGACTCGGCGCTCCTCCTTCTGCCGGcactgctcctccagcactgccACCCGCTGCTCCAGGTCCTGCAGCTTTGGCCCTGCTCACACAAATGTGCCCAACTCAGCACCTTTGCCTGGAGAGGCCCTGGGCTGAGGCTGTGGGGACTGAGAAGCCACCCATGCTCCTGGGTGGGACGCTAGATGGGGCTGCTGGCCCAGGAGCAcgctgcagccagctctgctcacaGCCACAAGTGCCACCGCCATGCTGCTAGCCTGCTGTCCCCATACCAGCCCTTCCCACCATACCCGAGTGCCTTAGAGCATTCCTGGTCACAGCACCCAGGTGGCACTGACCCACCTGTGCAGCTCTTCATGGTTTCCCGcagctctctcttctctttccgCAGCAACACCAGCTCGCTGCGGATTgctgctttctccttctctaGCTTCTCCTTCTCCGTCAGAAACCGCCTGGCATCCTCCTCGGCCCGGTTCTTCCCGTACCTATACTGGTTGGCATCTGCATGTACAAAGGAGAGCCTGTCAGGACGACTCTGTCCCCAGGAGCATCCTGAGCCCAGGCCCAGCTGTGTGGACATCTGGTCCTTCTGGCCTAGTGCAGCTCAACCTAAGACCCCCTGtgggaacagccccctcccaggGACCAGGGTCTCCCTACGGAGGTTTGCAGCCTGCTGCCCCGCTCCAAGGCCCCTTGCGTAGCCCCCCACTCACTCGAAGCGTGCCTCTTCACTTTGACCTGTGGGTCCACCCGTCGTGACTTCTCACTGCAGGAGGACGCGTGGCGCTTCACCTGGGCTCCTGACGGCCGCCCCAGTTCCTCCTGGATCTGCAGTGGGGATAGGAGAGCGTGCTGAAActcctgcagggctgccccAACCCGCCAAGGCTCTTCAGGGCATCTCCTGTAGCCTGGCCATAGCAGTGGGACACACCGAGCCCCCGAGCCCTGCTCACCTGAACCTTCTCGTAGGGAACGTCGTCGTACACCACACGGGAGGAGTCCGGCCGGCTGTCTTGGGAGGAGCTGGCCCACCTGCAGGAGGAGGGACAGGTATTTGCCACTGGATTCCTTTCAAGGTTGTCCGTGGCAGACCCCCAAAGGGCTCTTCGATCTCATTGCTCTTCCTACATTGCTCTCCCAGCTCTGGGCAGGGACCCAGCTTTGCTTTTGAGCACCCACCCTGCGCTATGCGAGCACGCATATCCCTTAGGTCCTTCATTAGCGTTACTAAAACACTTCCAATCCTGCCCAAGGCAAGCTGCCCTGCCTAAGGATATACCAGCCCTCTCCCCTGGCACCTGCCAcctctcccccatccccatcccagcaTTACCCCCactccagcacagcccccacagagcagagcacagccttACAGGTAGGAGTGCCTCACGGCTGTCATGATGTTGGCGATGGTCTCCACGTCCACATAGTCGTAGTGCAAGGCCTCTGGCACTGTCTGGGAGCCTGTCTCCACCAAGAGGATACCCAGCCAGCGGCCCAGGTCTTCTGAGCAGCTTGCCTGCAGGAGAGAGAAAGGCCTGGGGACATGCCTTTGTGTCCCTGGGCTTCATTGATGTGCACAGGAGGGGAACCAAGGCACTGGTCGCATTCAGGCTTTAACCATTGCAGCAGGTGCTCCCCCAGCTGGGCAATCCCCAGTGCACGTCCCCACAGGAGGCAATGTGCCCAGCTCACCTCCAGCGTGGTCACCTCCTGCCCATTGCGAAGGATGCGGAAAGCAAAGGGGTGCTTGGGGCCCAGCCCCGGCACCACCTCGCAGCCCTGGAGGACGATGGCATTCACGTGGGTGTGTAGGTCACTGCGGTCCTTGTGGAAGTAGAGGGTGTTGGTCTTCAGGCGGCACCAGCGCTCCTTCCAGCACTGGTTGACCAAGACGCTGAGGTAGCCTGGGGAGCGCAGACCCAACAGAAGTGTCTAAGCACCCACAGCAGGACCTTGGGACCTCATGAGATGGGACTGCCCAGGTATTAGGGCATGTCTCCCTGCTCATGGGCAGACTGGTCCTGCTGTGcctgtgtccccaaggtgtGTCCAGCTCTCCACAAGCTCAAGAGGAGCTCCTCCCACAGCCCCTCACCCCCTGCTTGACCCCATAGAGCCAGGCTCTCCAGAAGGGAGCCCAGAACCTGTCTGTGCCCCAGGCGCCCACAAACCACAGCATGGGATGTCCTCCTCAGTGGAGGAGGTCTGTGTGTCCTCAGGGGAAGGCTTCTTCTTGGAGAAGCTGATGATCCTGGTGATCTTCTTCCCTGCCGCCCGGCTCATTGAGCCCTTCAGGTCAGCCAAGCCACTCTTCTTGCCTTTCCCTGGAAGGGGGAGAGCCCTGATAGCCACGCACACCACATCACAGCACCCCCCTCACACCAGGATGAATGCTGCGAGGTGTGGTGCGCCTGACAGGAGGACAGCCTGTCCCAGGGGGTGCGGGGCCATACCGTGCTCGCAGGGCTCCCTGCGGGCCATGGGGGAGCAGGTCTCGCCTGTCGCCACGCTGTCCGAGTCAGAGGTGTGCTTCTCCTGTGACAGCCTCTGCAGGGAGGGGCAGGGCAGGTGCCCTTTCAGCAGcacccctctgctcagccccaaGCAATGACCACGGTCTGACCATGGCCTTTATCCCTtcagcacagggctgggacaTCCGCCTGGTGCTGGGGAGCCCCGTGAGCCCCACAGACCTGCCGTGAGGATGGGAAGGGCTCCCTACACAGCACCAGGAGCTCAGTGCTCATGATATCCTCCTGGTCTCCCTTTCTCCAGGCTTAGTCACCAGCCCCACACAGCGCTTTGGCTGATCCCTATAACCCTGACCAGAAAGCGTCACCTTATCCAGGTCCATCTTGCAGGGCATCACTGGGGACGTGGGGGCTTCCATCCCGCCCACTCCTGGACTGCTCGCTTCCTTTATCACCTATGCAGAAAGGGCAAGCTCCTGTCTCACCACCTGAGTCCAGCTGGCCCACGGGGAGCACGGCCGTGGACTCTGCAGCacctgtccctgctgcctgccacgAGGACAGGGTGGCAAGCTCTGCTTGGGACACAAACCCTGCTTGCCTGGGGCCTTGCACCCAGCCTAGCCCTTCCAAACCTCAACCATTGTTAAGGTGGATGGTCAAAGGATCTGGAAATTTTGGACGGGAGGGATTCAGGCATCAAGTCACACAACTGTCCTGCAGGCTCGGCACTCCTCAGGGCCCCCCATGGCACATCTCCCCATGGGAGAAGCATTGCCAGCCCCTTTCCCAGCCgtgggctcagcagcagagccagtcccttccccacctcccacccccagAACAAAGACAGGAAATGGCcatggggaagaggaggaggagaacaaACATCCCCACCCCGCTCCCCGTCGAGGGGCTCGGGCTATCAGCACAGGAGACGCCCAAGGCTTGGGAAGTGGCTGGCCAGCCTTCCCCACGGCTGATAAGAGACAGAGGAAagcccccttccttccccttccccgggGCAGCCCACTCCCCATCGCTGCCTGATGAAGGCTGTGGCTGGAGGGGGGCAGTGGTGGtaccttcagccactcctcagcctgctccttgcTCTGCACGGCCAGCACCAGTGGCTCAGCCCCCGGCAGGGAGAAACGCAGCTCGTGCTTCTTGCGCCGCCCATCCTTGGGGACATAGATGACATTGCAGGTGCCCAGGGGCACTTCCACGTGTGGCTGCCGGTCCTTGGAGCTTTTGTAGCACTGGGAGAAGCAAAGACAACTGCTCAGGGTTCAGCCTCTCCTGCTGCCATGCCCAGACAGGGTCCTTGCAGGCTTCTGAGCCAGCGGCACAGACGGAGGTGGTTCCATCTCTGCAACCCAGTCACACAAGGGCTGCGGGATGCCCTCTCCCTTTGCTCCACTAGCCAAGGGGATCCCAACAGTGAGGAGCCCTTCTTTTGCTTGCAAGAGAAGCAACAGCTACCCCTGCACACGCTGCAGGGCAGTCACGGCCTCAGGGCAGGTTTGGTTGGctatttttatttgctctgGGGCTGACCTCTCTCCAATGCACCCGGGGGGTCTCTCCCCACCCCTCATGCTGCACCAGCTCTGGGCTCACCAGCAGTTTGCCGTCCCGTATGATGGTGAGCTGCTTGGCCCACTGCCCAAAGCGCTTCTTGCGCAACAGGAAGGCACAAATCCTGCAGTCCTTCACCAGGTTCATGGAGGCTTCCTGTGACGGCCACTGGTGTGTCAGCTGCTGGCCCTtcccgtcctcctcctcctcgtcatAGGACTCATAAGAGCTGCTCATGGCATCTGAGTCGTTGTCTGGAAGAGAGCAGGCCTGTCACCCCAAGCAGCTCCCCGTTCCGGGGAGCTTTTTTTGCAGGCCAAAAGCCATCCCCAGGTGCACCTGTTCAATCCTCAGGGCTGGCTTATTTCCTTGCAAGCCTCAAACCTGCAGAGGCTGGATGAAACCATCTACCCTCACTACAGGATCATGCATTGGCTCTCTGCCCTACACATCCCTAGCAGGGTATGGAGCAGCAGTTTTATGGATATGCCAAAATACGTCACAGGGTCTGAGAGTGGAGGTGTGGGAGGTGGCTGCCTGGCGCACCGGAGAGCAGCGGGTCAGGAGGGCCCAGTGCCTCCCCATCCTGCTGGCACCACAGTGAAGGCACAGCCACATCTCACCCCTGGGTACACCAACAGCTCCTCTTGGCTTGGCTCAAGCCCACATTTCAGGGCTGGACTTTGCCAAAGCTCTCTGTCCCCTGCCAGGTGAAGGCACCCGGGTACCTACAGGAGTTCTTCTGCTCCCCGTTCATCCTGGTGATGGGGTAGTTGCTGTCTGCGTCCTCGTAGTAGCCATCCTCGATCGAGTTGGGGGGGCTGGAGCTGTCTGCAGAGGAAGCAGAGgcggctggagctgctggccgTGCATGAGCCTGTGTGTGGGGCAGAGTGAAGCACCCCCTTCCCCAAGCACATGCAGACACCAGGGGTGTCAAAGCATCGCTCCCTCCATGGCCCCAACCTCAGCTCATCGCTCCCTTCCCCGCCAAGCCGGAGGAAACAACTCCTTGCACAACCAGCGTGTTGGGATGGGAAGGAAGCAGGAGAGGAGGGTGTGGGCAGTTTCCTTCCCCAGGGGGAGCCAGCACACTGCCAAGGGCCCCGCTCGGCCGGGTAGTGTGGCAGGGGCAGGCGGGAGCGGGACTCACTGCGTGAGGTGATGTACTCAGGGGCCTTCCCTGGGCCCAGGGGCAGTGCTTCCTCGTAGTAATCCTCAGGCGGGGGGGTGGTGGGCAGTGGTGGAGGAGGGTCTGTAGGAACCTGTGGCAGAAACCCCCCCCTGCATGAGCGGAGAGGGCCCCAATGGGCAAGCGTGTGCAATGGTGGCAAGGGACAGGGATGTGTCCCAGCCACGGCCACCGCCCCGTGCTGGAGTGGGGATCTCACAGCCAGGTACACCAACGTACAGGTTTTGCTGGCTGGCTCCTCGTAAGCTCCAAGCCAACTCCATTGCTGGtgtccccatcctcctcctgcaTGTCCTGGAGGTCCCGCAGGTCACAGTCTGGGTTGGGAGCAAATGTTGAGGGTGAAGGGAGAAGTCCCCAGGCACAAGGATGCAGCTTTCACCACTGTTCTTGTCCCCTCTGAGTGCCCCCACTGTCGGCTGGGACCCAGCCCAGCGCAGCACCTGCCCAGTAAGACCCCAGCATCGCTCTGGGATGGCCACACATACCGAACTCCTCGAAGAGAGACTCCACGAAGCTGGTGCCATTGCTCAGGGAGGCTGTGTTCATGTACATGAAGTCTGCATCCTTCCCTGAGGGCGAGGGGGAAGCTCTCAGCCCAGAGACAGGCAGAACACCTGGGTGAGCACCTGCACCTCCCCAAAATCACCCACCCAAGCTACCAGATCACCTCCCGGCCAGGCAGGCTGTTCCACgccatggggcaggaggagatgaGGAGCCCCCAGGGACACTGCCAGCCCCCAGGGAGGGCTGGAACCCTCTGGATGCCCAGCCCCTCTGCCTTCCTGTGATCCTGAAATCACTGTGCTCAGCACAAACTGGGAGTCTGAGGGCATCTGCGAGGCAGCGCTTCCAGCAGAAGCAGGTGCTGATGCTAGCGCCCAGAGAAGCAGGGGAGAGCCAGGAACAAGAGAGAGGAGCAAAGCACCCTGAGGGTGGTGCTGGGCACTGGAAatggaggcagcaggcacaTGGGCAGGGAAACTCATCCGTGCCTTCAATAAGCTTCTCCTTGCCCCGCTGGGCAGGGCCCATCTGTGGTCCCAGGCTGGGGACACACTGCCACCAGGGCAGCCACCAGATCCCTTGGGAGCAGGACACTGACCTGTGGGtggctgcagcttctgcaggaTGGTGGAGACAGCCAGCTTCTTCTCCTGCGTGGTGGCACTCAGGTACTCATGGTCCAGCAGCTTGAGCAGGATGCTTAGCTCGGGTAGGAGCTGGTCCAGCACTGGGGGGAAGCAGGGAAAAGCCCTTcagctgggggggggtcggggtgCTGGGCtttgcctgcagccccccagcacatGGGGaagtggggagcaggaggacagAGACACAGTTCCCAAGCCAGCCTGGTGGCCTGGCACATTTTAATCCAACTTCCAGCTCAAAACTGGGGCAAGCTCAGGAATTTCATCAGCCTATGCCTTGGGGACGTTTCTCCCCTTTTCACAGCCAGACATGCAATGCACACTTGGCCAGAGCAATACCAGAGGTGctaaaataaatgaggaaagagGATTAAGATGAAGGGGATGGACCACGTGGAAGATCCCTGCACGGCTGCCAAGCACACATGTGCTCCTTCTGCACGCACACTCACCCAGGCGCCGGCACACAGCCCACTGAGCCCGCCGATGGAAACACgagctctgcaggctgctgccatCAAAGGGCTCAGCACGTGAGTGTTTCCACACAGTTAAAACCACCCCTCTGTCCTCCACGCGGGGTATCGTGCTGTGTGCTgttggaaggaaagaaggaaaggacaCCCAGACGCCACCTCCAGAGCCACCTGGCAGTGCCGCTCCAGGACAGAACtgtcctccccagcacagcaccctgcAATGCCACTAGGAGCCAAAAAATAGCAGGATAGATGGGGAGAACCCAgcaaaagacaagaaaagagagcagggctacaaaaaaatcacttaatGCAGTGTTTGGTGTGTTGGCAAGGAGGGAGGGCAGCACCTGCAGAATCCAGTGCCTGAGACAGCCCAGCTCTGAGAGGCTGGGCTCAGGGGCTCCAGCAAACCTGCAGCTCTAGAGGCTATGGAgtgtgggaaaaaataataataataacaataaaatctGCCATTTCTTCCAATGCAAGCATGAGCAGGATCTTGGCAGCAGCtgagcatcatcacagcacagctggggcagcagctgtgcagctgGCTGTGGGTCTCCAGGGTCAGGGAAAGAGGCCAGAGGTGACCGCAGGGGAGGCTCAGACATGCTGACGATGGGGATGCTTGgcggagaggaggggagagcacAGGCCGGAGCAGAGCACCAGGGCTGCTGGACAGGCTGCCTGGGCTGTACCTGTCACCTGCCAGGGAGGGGGACATGAGTGGCAGGGAGGCAGCCAGGGTGTTGGGAAgaagagcaggctgccccatagctgtggggctgctcagcGATGCCgagctgggcagc
The genomic region above belongs to Anas platyrhynchos isolate ZD024472 breed Pekin duck chromosome 14, IASCAAS_PekinDuck_T2T, whole genome shotgun sequence and contains:
- the AFAP1L1 gene encoding actin filament-associated protein 1-like 1 isoform X2 translates to MDRQSVLDQLLPELSILLKLLDHEYLSATTQEKKLAVSTILQKLQPPTGKDADFMYMNTASLSNGTSFVESLFEEFDCDLRDLQDMQEEDGDTSNGVGLELTRSQPAKPVPTDPPPPLPTTPPPEDYYEEALPLGPGKAPEYITSRNSSSPPNSIEDGYYEDADSNYPITRMNGEQKNSYNDSDAMSSSYESYDEEEEDGKGQQLTHQWPSQEASMNLVKDCRICAFLLRKKRFGQWAKQLTIIRDGKLLCYKSSKDRQPHVEVPLGTCNVIYVPKDGRRKKHELRFSLPGAEPLVLAVQSKEQAEEWLKVIKEASSPGVGGMEAPTSPVMPCKMDLDKRLSQEKHTSDSDSVATGETCSPMARREPCEHGKGKKSGLADLKGSMSRAAGKKITRIISFSKKKPSPEDTQTSSTEEDIPCCGYLSVLVNQCWKERWCRLKTNTLYFHKDRSDLHTHVNAIVLQGCEVVPGLGPKHPFAFRILRNGQEVTTLEASCSEDLGRWLGILLVETGSQTVPEALHYDYVDVETIANIMTAVRHSYLWASSSQDSRPDSSRVVYDDVPYEKVQIQEELGRPSGAQVKRHASSCSEKSRRVDPQVKVKRHASNANQYRYGKNRAEEDARRFLTEKEKLEKEKAAIRSELVLLRKEKRELRETMKSCTGPKLQDLEQRVAVLEEQCRQKEERRVDLELQLTEVKERLKQSLAGGLALGLAVTGKEATNKPNGSPPEHLVPVNCAAELRKRSASILPANKGNVLRKAKEWEKKQT
- the AFAP1L1 gene encoding actin filament-associated protein 1-like 1 isoform X3, producing the protein MDRQSVLDQLLPELSILLKLLDHEYLSATTQEKKLAVSTILQKLQPPTDCDLRDLQDMQEEDGDTSNGVGLELTRSQPAKPVPTDPPPPLPTTPPPEDYYEEALPLGPGKAPEYITSRNSSSPPNSIEDGYYEDADSNYPITRMNGEQKNSYNDSDAMSSSYESYDEEEEDGKGQQLTHQWPSQEASMNLVKDCRICAFLLRKKRFGQWAKQLTIIRDGKLLCYKSSKDRQPHVEVPLGTCNVIYVPKDGRRKKHELRFSLPGAEPLVLAVQSKEQAEEWLKVIKEASSPGVGGMEAPTSPVMPCKMDLDKRLSQEKHTSDSDSVATGETCSPMARREPCEHGKGKKSGLADLKGSMSRAAGKKITRIISFSKKKPSPEDTQTSSTEEDIPCCGYLSVLVNQCWKERWCRLKTNTLYFHKDRSDLHTHVNAIVLQGCEVVPGLGPKHPFAFRILRNGQEVTTLEASCSEDLGRWLGILLVETGSQTVPEALHYDYVDVETIANIMTAVRHSYLWASSSQDSRPDSSRVVYDDVPYEKVQIQEELGRPSGAQVKRHASSCSEKSRRVDPQVKVKRHASNANQYRYGKNRAEEDARRFLTEKEKLEKEKAAIRSELVLLRKEKRELRETMKSCTGPKLQDLEQRVAVLEEQCRQKEERRVDLELQLTEVKERLKQSLAGGLALGLAVTGKVENGEATNKPNGSPPEHLVPVNCAAELRKRSASILPANKGNVLRKAKEWEKKQT
- the AFAP1L1 gene encoding actin filament-associated protein 1-like 1 isoform X4: MDRQSVLDQLLPELSILLKLLDHEYLSATTQEKKLAVSTILQKLQPPTGKDADFMYMNTASLSNGTSFVESLFEEFDCDLRDLQDMQEEDGDTSNGVGLELTRSQPAKPVPTDPPPPLPTTPPPEDYYEEALPLGPGKAPEYITSRNSSSPPNSIEDGYYEDADSNYPITRMNGEQKNSYNDSDAMSSSYESYDEEEEDGKGQQLTHQWPSQEASMNLVKDCRICAFLLRKKRFGQWAKQLTIIRDGKLLCYKSSKDRQPHVEVPLGTCNVIYVPKDGRRKKHELRFSLPGAEPLVLAVQSKEQAEEWLKRLSQEKHTSDSDSVATGETCSPMARREPCEHGKGKKSGLADLKGSMSRAAGKKITRIISFSKKKPSPEDTQTSSTEEDIPCCGYLSVLVNQCWKERWCRLKTNTLYFHKDRSDLHTHVNAIVLQGCEVVPGLGPKHPFAFRILRNGQEVTTLEASCSEDLGRWLGILLVETGSQTVPEALHYDYVDVETIANIMTAVRHSYLWASSSQDSRPDSSRVVYDDVPYEKVQIQEELGRPSGAQVKRHASSCSEKSRRVDPQVKVKRHASNANQYRYGKNRAEEDARRFLTEKEKLEKEKAAIRSELVLLRKEKRELRETMKSCTGPKLQDLEQRVAVLEEQCRQKEERRVDLELQLTEVKERLKQSLAGGLALGLAVTGKVENGEATNKPNGSPPEHLVPVNCAAELRKRSASILPANKGNVLRKAKEWEKKQT
- the AFAP1L1 gene encoding actin filament-associated protein 1-like 1 isoform X1 produces the protein MDRQSVLDQLLPELSILLKLLDHEYLSATTQEKKLAVSTILQKLQPPTGKDADFMYMNTASLSNGTSFVESLFEEFDCDLRDLQDMQEEDGDTSNGVGLELTRSQPAKPVPTDPPPPLPTTPPPEDYYEEALPLGPGKAPEYITSRNSSSPPNSIEDGYYEDADSNYPITRMNGEQKNSYNDSDAMSSSYESYDEEEEDGKGQQLTHQWPSQEASMNLVKDCRICAFLLRKKRFGQWAKQLTIIRDGKLLCYKSSKDRQPHVEVPLGTCNVIYVPKDGRRKKHELRFSLPGAEPLVLAVQSKEQAEEWLKVIKEASSPGVGGMEAPTSPVMPCKMDLDKRLSQEKHTSDSDSVATGETCSPMARREPCEHGKGKKSGLADLKGSMSRAAGKKITRIISFSKKKPSPEDTQTSSTEEDIPCCGYLSVLVNQCWKERWCRLKTNTLYFHKDRSDLHTHVNAIVLQGCEVVPGLGPKHPFAFRILRNGQEVTTLEASCSEDLGRWLGILLVETGSQTVPEALHYDYVDVETIANIMTAVRHSYLWASSSQDSRPDSSRVVYDDVPYEKVQIQEELGRPSGAQVKRHASSCSEKSRRVDPQVKVKRHASNANQYRYGKNRAEEDARRFLTEKEKLEKEKAAIRSELVLLRKEKRELRETMKSCTGPKLQDLEQRVAVLEEQCRQKEERRVDLELQLTEVKERLKQSLAGGLALGLAVTGKVENGEATNKPNGSPPEHLVPVNCAAELRKRSASILPANKGNVLRKAKEWEKKQT